The Stenotrophomonas maltophilia sequence GCGATCCAGGCGACGAACTCAAGCACGTAGCAGGCGATGCCGATCCACAGCCAGGGCCGGCTGAGCATGTGTTTCCAGCGCTGCAGGCCTTCGCCGTCCTGCGGGTCGCTGGCGGCGGCCTTGAAGGCAAGCTGGCCACCGGTATCGAGCACCACGTTGGCCAGCCACAGCAGCGTGGCGAGTGCCCCCATCTCAGGCCACCGCCTTGAGTACGCCCGTGCGTTCACCGATCTCGGTGAAAAAGCGCGCGCTGCGACGGATCACATCGCGGCGTTCGCGGTCGATGGTGATCATGTGGTAGCTGTCTTCCAGTACCACCAGTTCCTTCGGACCGCTGACCCGCGACATCACCAGCTCGGCGTTGCCCATGCTGGCCACGTCGTCTTCGCGGGCGTGCATCACCAGGCACGGTGCGGTGACCTGGTGCAGATGGCGGCGGGTCCAGTTGCTCAGCGCACGCATCTCGGCCAGCGCATGCCAGGGGTTGCCCGGCAGCCCGGCGGCGGCACTGTCGCCGGACAGCATGGCGGCGCTGACCTGCGCACGCAGTCGCTCGTCACGCAGGCCGTAGGGCGGCTCTTCCATGAACATGCGGTCGCGGCCGATGTTGAAGCGCTTGAACCACGGCAGCAGGAACGAGAAGCGGGCCACGGCGGGGATGTTCCAGCCGTCGTAGCGGAAAGTGGCGCCGTATACGCCGACCCCGGACACCCACTCCGGGCGACGTGCAGCCAGGGCCAGCGACAGCACCGCGCCCATCGACAGGCCACCGACGAACAGCTGGTCGACCTTGCCGCGCAGGGTTGCCGCCGCATCTTCCACGCCCTGGTACCACTGTTCCCAGGTGGTCGCCAGCAGGTCATCCACGCTGCCGCAATGGCCGGGCAACTGCACGCCGTGCACGGTGAAACCGGCGTTGTTCAGCCCTTTGCCCAGCATGCGCATTTCCGCCGGGGTGCCGGTCAGGCCATGGACCAGCAGCACGCCCTGGGGGCCACCGGGGAGGAAGAAGTCGTGCGATTCGGTCACCTGGCGGCTCCGGGACGGCAGTGGGGATGGCAGGATCGCAAGCGCGATTTTCGCCAGCCTTTCAGCGCCCCGGGCCGGGTCAGGGCGCCTTCAGCAGCGGCAGTGTGATGGCGACCTTCAGTCCGCCACCGGGGCGGTTCAGGAAGCTCAGGCGGCCGCCGAAGTGCTCCACCGCCTCGTGCGCGATGGCCAGGCCGAGGCCGGTGCCGCTGGCATTGGTGCCCGGTGCCCGGAAGAAGCGCTCGCCCAGCCGTGGCATCACGTCGTCGGGCACGCCGGGGCCGTTGTCTTCCACATACAGTTCGACATCATTGTCGTCCAGCGCGTGCACGCCGACCGTGACGGTCGCATTGCGGCCGGCATAACGCAGGGCGTTGTCGATCAGGTTGTCCAGCGCTTCCTGCAGCATGGCGCCGTTGCCGAGTACACGCAGCGGATGGGGGCTGCCGCGGTAGCCGAGGTCGATGCCATCACGGATCGCCTCCGGAACGCGCGTGCCGACCCATTGCGGCACCAGCTCGCACAGGTCCAGTGCCTCCACGGTATCGGGCACGGTCTGGGCCCGGCTCAGCGCCAGCAGCTGGGTGCTGACCCGGGCAGTGCGCTGGTTGAGCCGGCGGATGTGCTGCAGTGCCTCGCGCACCGTATCGGGATCACCATGTGCCAGCGCCTGGTCCACGTGCAGGGCCATGCCCGCCAGCGGCGAACGCAGCTGGTGCGCGGCATCGGCGATGAAGCGGTTCTGCAGGGTGATCATTTCCGCCTGGCGGGCAAACAGATCGTCGATGGTGCTGATCAGTGGCTGGATCTCCTCCGGCACGTCGGCATCGGAGATCGGTGCCAGTTCGCCGCGGCGCTGCGCCAGGCGGGTCCTCAGCGGGGTCAGGATGCGCAGGCCGTAGGTCACGCCGAACCAGACC is a genomic window containing:
- a CDS encoding alpha/beta hydrolase, with the translated sequence MTESHDFFLPGGPQGVLLVHGLTGTPAEMRMLGKGLNNAGFTVHGVQLPGHCGSVDDLLATTWEQWYQGVEDAAATLRGKVDQLFVGGLSMGAVLSLALAARRPEWVSGVGVYGATFRYDGWNIPAVARFSFLLPWFKRFNIGRDRMFMEEPPYGLRDERLRAQVSAAMLSGDSAAAGLPGNPWHALAEMRALSNWTRRHLHQVTAPCLVMHAREDDVASMGNAELVMSRVSGPKELVVLEDSYHMITIDRERRDVIRRSARFFTEIGERTGVLKAVA
- a CDS encoding sensor histidine kinase, which produces MLGLLTFNTILAYYVALDYSNRIHDRNLIDDTHSFAQMLSTMPVTSDLSPQARFLIEYDPDGHRYFNVDSSRKGTLSGNADFSPYAPSQDCTGVHPALYDGNLNGQQVRMATVCTQAMNDPQDQLAVTVAESMADRRQRAREILMIIIPLMTMLALGTAALVWFGVTYGLRILTPLRTRLAQRRGELAPISDADVPEEIQPLISTIDDLFARQAEMITLQNRFIADAAHQLRSPLAGMALHVDQALAHGDPDTVREALQHIRRLNQRTARVSTQLLALSRAQTVPDTVEALDLCELVPQWVGTRVPEAIRDGIDLGYRGSPHPLRVLGNGAMLQEALDNLIDNALRYAGRNATVTVGVHALDDNDVELYVEDNGPGVPDDVMPRLGERFFRAPGTNASGTGLGLAIAHEAVEHFGGRLSFLNRPGGGLKVAITLPLLKAP
- a CDS encoding EamA family transporter → MGALATLLWLANVVLDTGGQLAFKAAASDPQDGEGLQRWKHMLSRPWLWIGIACYVLEFVAWIAFLSLVPLSKGVLLGSINIVALMIAGRFLFREKLTPLRVTGMLLVTAGVAVVGAGS